The stretch of DNA aaatatttttagaaaatttaattgctgaaaattttcagcagatttatttaattagctTCAATCAGAAAATTAGCTCTGATTTCAATATGGCtctattgcaattatataattgcattttcaGCGGTTATTTTACCTAAAATTTTCTAACGTCGTTAATTATTAacgtgttatatttatatcatagtCAGGATAAGATTTTCTTCGACCTGCTACAATGTAATCTGTACTGAActataataatgttgaaacGCGTTTTAGTGCTCGGAAGTAAATCAAAAGATAGATAAGTTTTGTATACAATTGTGTCTCTTTCTGTACAATCCAATTAAGAAGTTTATTTGTACTCTATAGGAAAAttcagtaaataatttttgacgataattgtgtaaaactttaatacaataattaaatacaatatagatattatttttatactaataaaatatatattaatttaatttcttgacGTAATATTCGgcataaaagtaattttccaACAACGAGAACAATAGTTTCACAAGTATTTCTAAAATCTGATTGTAATAGAAAGatcgcaatttaatttttgaatacaaAACTTTGACACAAAATATTCGAATATAAACGTGGTATCAAGAGAAAAGAAGacttagaaaaaatatatatatttttatcggcATGTAAAAAGCCTATctgtatacataaaaatacaaacttgGCATTCATATACTGATGAGATATTAAAGGTATTGCTCAGAAGTCAATCGTGCGAGCAGAGATATTTATAACAGATGATAACGTTATAATAGAATCATCTTACGTGTAGATGAAATCGTTGTACATGAAACGACTGCATAGAGCAAAAATACCGCAGCAGATTGCAATTTATCAAACCGTTAATCGTCGCGGCAACGTTACTTGGCACCgatcatgaaaaatttttctcaacgAACGCGAGAAATTGAGTTATCGTCTATCatgaattttctatatattgtCAGAATAAACGTATTCGAATCGATTCAAtcttttttcatcaaatcGTCTTGGATTTGTTGTAACGTTTTGCCCTTGGTCTCAGGCATACAGAAAATAGTAAACGGTACAGCGGTTATCAGTAGCACAGAGTATATGTAAAAGACATATTTCTCCGAGACTAGATTTATCAAAGGTTGATAAGTCGATGTGGAAATGAATGCGCAGACTCCAGACACGATGCTGCTGAGACAGCCAGCTATGCATTTAATGTGCGGCGGGAAGATTTCGCCTAGTACTGTGGTGGGTATCGAAAGAATGCCCATGAAGACGGATACCTGAAAATATAACACCGAAAAGATTGGTAGAGCCTGAATATCGGCAGGATTGTAGCCCACGTCAAGAAGTTGAAACGCCGTGCTCAAGCAGATTATCGAGAGCGTTATGTTTAAACTGGAAATTATCATCATAATACGTCTGCCGAAGTTGTCGATCAAAAGCATGGACAACAGGGAACTGACGATTCCAGTAGCAGTGGTGATGATCACGATAGTTGCCGGATCTATGACGGTTACTTGTGCTTTTCGCAGAAGAGTCTCCATGTAGAACAATACATTGTTCATACCGCACATTTGACTGTACATGAAGAGCACAAACACAAGAATCAGTGCTTTCCAGATATGCGTATATCTGAATTCTTTTATAACATCTACAAAAGGCAGGTTATTATACGTTTCAATGAACTTCTTCAGAGCTTCCAGTTCAGATTCCACGTCACAATCACGATGATACCAAAGTAGAGACGTTCGCGCTTTATCTTCTGCTTTCACCTTGACGAAATGATGCGGCGATTCTGGCAACCAGATGAAAATAACCATTAGTATAATGCAAAGGCCGAGTGATATGCCGGCAGAGACTTCCATGCTTAAATATGCGCCCATGATGCACATTATTAGGTTGCCTATTGATAATCCGCTCATAGCTGCAAAGAGAAAGTTTAATCACTCATGACAtacattgtttaatttttttagattgcaaaatttcacatgtgtatattttttgcagtGTTATCTTATCTGATCagttattatttatgcatttattagACACTGTTGTTGATTTTATCACTCGTACGATCCGCTATCAGGTTTGAAAAAGTATTGTTTTGCAtcgtgattaaaaaaatatttatttgcaaaatctaCGACTGGAATGACATCGCTTTAACATTAAACACTTTTCACATTCTTCGAATTGTACACTCTATGAAAATGGACACAATGCATATTAGAATGCATACCTAAAACAACTAGAGCTCCCCGGATGCTGGGGTCTGCGATCTCGCCTAGATAAAGCGAAAAGCTGCCATATGTTTTCCCAATACCGATACCGCCAAGAAATCTAGACACGTATAACCATTCCACTCGATTAGCCACGATTATAAAGAGCCAGCAGAGAGCCATTGGCAAACTAGTGATGAGTATCGTTCTTTTGGTTCCGAAGTAGTTTACAGTGATAGCACCAGAGACGGCGCCAATTAGTCTGCCTAGGTTTATAAGAGAAACTACCCAGGATGCCATGTCCATTGTCATAGGTATCTGGGATTCGGGCGAAGTTAGACGAGCGACGTACGGTGAGCTCCAAGCCATCATCATTCCTATTTGCAGTAATAGGAGACTgactaaaaattgaaaaattgttgatCTTTATTAACATCTCTTTTAAATTTagtgaattattttgtttctacacgtgtttaaaattatatatgtagcTTTTATATCTAAATCACAGATttctatacattaaaaaaaaacacataataaaattttgttatatttaatgaatatgtctaaagaaaatatttaatttatattaaaatatatttatattaaaatggataatattaatatattaatacaaatgatCAAAATATGTGTTACATACCTCCGATACCGGCTATCCATTGAGGCCATTTAACtttattgattttcttttcttctgcCTTATGATCCATGCTGATCTTCTGGTGGGTCGTTTACGACTGAGTCTATGAATATAACAGTATTGAAGAATTGTTGAGACATTAAAGTCATGACTCGTGTTTTGCGTCGCTGAgagataaataatgtatgtGTTACTTGTCTAAGCTGTTTAtacattacttttataattttagataaagtaaaatgataaaattgaatctCCATTactgataatttatttgtgatttactttttaattgtgggtattatatttttttgttgtatggaaaaaaattgaattaattataattcttcaattatatcatatacaatatttttgatatagttaatttttgattttttagttAGCTACGCTTTGAAatgatatactttttttaagtatgtcgaatatataacaattcttgattgtattaataatgattttcaacttttacattattgatgcattgtaataattaaattgtcataattatgtttatttaatgtactagtattaatattttaatttacttcttatatttttggatctttattttttacaaatgcaaaatatataataataaatgtttagatatttttatgatttaatttataagtgtttattaatatataatttgatttaatgaaaaatagagTATCTTTTAGCAGTGaggttaaaaattatatgataatggaTTGGCTagcaattttagttttatcacAATCTCTTATCATACATATAgcatgtacatacatatgtatgtacatttatCTCATGTTAGATGAATATTTGGGAAGGGTTATTTATCTTCATATCACGTGCATAAACTCACAGGTAtgataaaagtgtaaaaaatattttaaaacacatcTTTGAGCATTAATGATTAGGTACTAACgttgatttcaaaataaaaacatgtttatatgcttatgaaaaatatatcacagCACGTGCTTCTAAAGCAAGATTGTgtgttaaaaagtataattttttgtgaaatttgtaaaataaaatgctaGAATATAAGGAGATATCAAATGAGAagacatttacaaaaaatgtatatttttatcggtTTGTACAAAACGCTTATCTATGTACAATTACAAACTTTGCAACAATACGTTCATTGGGTGTATGACGTCGTTCAGAGATCAATTGTGAGCGTCAAATGCTTATCGtacataaatagataaattataataaagaaacaacGATCTCGTCAGCGCGTAAAACAAATCGTTCAATAATGCAACGActgaatagaataaaaatattacaagagattgaaaattattagatcATTAACAGTGGCAGTTGTATTACCTGGCATCGACACGACACATGAAAAACCTCTCGCAATGAATTCAGGAAACTTAATTATCATCTACTacgaatttcttataatttatcgGAATAATTCGATAAATGCAATCgactcaattttttttcgtcaGGTCTTCCTGGATCTGTTGCAAAGTCTTGCCTTTGGTCTCAGGCATATAAAAGAATGTGAACGGTATAGCGGTTATCAGTCCCAGGGCATAAATGTAGAAGACATATTTTTCCGTGATTAGATTCACCAAGGGTTGATAAGTCGACGTGGAAATAAAGGCAAAGATTCCACCTACGACGCCGCAAATGCAACCGGCCACGAATTTAACGTGCGGCGGAAAGATTTCGCCCAGTACTGTGACGGGTACCGAAAGAATGCCAATGAAGACGGCTACCTGGAAGTATAACATCGAAAAAATCGGCAAAGCCTGAATATCGGCGGGATTGAAGCCTTTGTCGAGAAGTTGGAACGTTGTGCCCAAGCAGATTAGCGAAAACGTGACGTTTAAGCTGGCAATAATCATCACGATACGTCTGCCGAAATTGTCGATTAGCAACATGGAGAGAAAGGAACTGACGATTCCAGTAGCAGTAGTGATTATCACGACCACTGCTGGTTCTATGACGGTCACTTGTGCATTTCGTAAAATCGTTTCCATGTAAAAGGTTACGTTGTTCATACCGGACATCTGACTGTACATGAAGAGCACAAGTATAAGACACTGGGCTTTCCAGATATGCGTACGTCTGAACTCTTTTAGAGTATCTATGAAAGGTAGATTATTATTCGTCTCAATGAAGTTCTTCAGAGCTTGTAACTCAGATTCCACGTTACAGTCGCGATGATACCAAAGTATTGACGCTCGCGCTTTATCTTCTGCTTTCACTTTGATGAAATAATGCGGCGATTCTGGCAACCAGATGAAAATGATCATCATTATAATGCAGAAGATAAGGGCTACGCAGGCAgagatttttatgtttaaatatgcACCCATGATGCTCATCGTTAGATTGCCTATCGATAATCCGCTCATAGCTGTAAAGAGAAAGTTTCATACTTCTTAATAtacagtatttaatttttttaccgtATTCTTCTCTATCGAGTTtcaaatgcatattttttgcaatgttaTATCTTATCTTATCACTCATTATCTATGGAGTTCTATTGTCGTAGTTTTGTTATCACTTCTAATATTCGCGATTAGATTTTGAAACACATAGTTTTACATCgtgagttaaaaaaatttaacaaacttCACTAATTGCGCACCGTTTAACATCTGGAATTTTCTTAAGTTTCTAAACGTTTGTCACGCACTTAAAATTGTAACACATACCTAAAACGACTAGAGCTCCGCGGATGCTAGGATCTGCGATTTCACTTATGTAAAACGGAAAGCTAAATGCTTTTCCCATGCCGATACCACCAAGAAATCTCGCCGCGTATAACCACTCCACTTGATTAGCCACGATTGTAAAAATCCAGCAGAGACCTATCGGCAAAGTAATGATGAGGATTGTCGTTTTGGTTCCGAGATAATTCATGATGACCGCTCCAGAAACGGCGCCAATTAATCTGCCTAGATTTATAAGCGATACTATCCAGGATGCCATGTCCATTGTCATAGGAATTTGAGATTCGGGCGAAGTCAGATGGGCGATGTACGGTGAGCTCCAAGCCGTCATCATTCCTATTTCCAGTGCTAGGAGAGTGActgaaatttgcaaaatattggtTGTTCTTGACGTTACTCTTAAATATGATGAATAATTTTGTCGTTATAGATGTCTAATGTTATATAGATGGTTATATAGGTATTGTTATACAGGATGTTTCATAATGAttgtgccaacgctcgtgtgcgggtagagtgcggtaaactgaatagaaaagtcctttaccgttttgcaatttttgcaataataattgagatattaattaaagaggattgacgaataatcacgCGTTGCGCGCGGCTAGATCATGGACTTTACATTCTAGGCGTGACAGAGAGGAtcgcacggcaacgaaaaataacaacgctgGCGAGAGCAGGAATAATAcgtgttgttatttttcgttgctgtgcgatcctcgttgctgtcacgcctagagtGTACAGCCCATGGTTTAGCCGCGCGCAACGcgtgattattcgtcaattctctttaattaatacctcaattattattgcgaaaattgcaaaacggtaaaggacttttctattcagtttaccgcactctacccgcacacgagcgttggcacgaaCATTATGAAACATCCTGTATATCTAAGTTACACGTTTTGatagtttttgaaattatataataaaattttggcctatttgtatatttataagtattatacTTAATTGATGTTAAACTATAATATTGATGTCGTGTTATATACCTCCGATACCAGCGATCCATTGAGGCCATATAACTTTGCTGATCTTCTTCTCTGGTTCATGATTCATGATGATCTTTCCGTGGGTTTCGTACGACTGAGTCTGTAAGATACAACAGAGTATTTATCCTATAAGAGAATCGTCGTGATATTAAAGTCATGACATGTGTTTTGCATCGCTgagagataaataatatacgttTTTGTTGATTGGTATAAGCTGTACATAcgtaatttttagataaagtgaaatgataaaaatgacatCTGCATTACTGATAATGCATAacatttatgatttattttttgtttaattttttcttaattaattttttatttagcagaaaaagaaaagtcgaattaattcaattaaattgaaaagagaataatttttcaattatattgcattaatatatttttgtaatttatgtaattttatggttttttttgttaactaTCTTTTGAAATGACATActttgttgaaatatattgagaACGTAAATTTTTGATTGCATTAATAACGATTTTTGAACTTAATGCATTACGAATACATtgcgataattaaattgtcataATTATGTGTATGTAATGAACTGGCgacgatatattatattatctcttatatttatttttaacacgtataaattacataatagtaatatgtatttaaatatatacgtgatttattttacaattgttgATCAATatcgaatttaattaaacagagTTAATGAAAACTAGAATATCATTTTGTGAGATTATAGGCAGCTTGATAATACATTGATTTGCAGTTTCGATTTTGTCGCAATttcttataacaaatataacacgtgtacatttatcataattgaataaaaatttaaaaattattacttatctTCGTACGAACATAAATTCGGACGTATAATTTATCATCATACGCGAGACACATAAATTCAgacatgataaaaataataaaaatttgttaaactaCTTGTACACTTATTTGGATACTAAaggatatttatattgatacaaaataaagCTATAGTTAATTTACCATgcgttatctttttttttatctaatctaTGCATACTACGAGATTCATATCATATAACATTCAAATCACGGCATTGATCGATTTTTATAGATGCAAAGGAgcaaatttttgaaactatttctaaaattttctattta from Linepithema humile isolate Giens D197 chromosome 2, Lhum_UNIL_v1.0, whole genome shotgun sequence encodes:
- the LOC105677473 gene encoding facilitated trehalose transporter Tret1-like gives rise to the protein MDHKAEEKKINKVKWPQWIAGIGVSLLLLQIGMMMAWSSPYVARLTSPESQIPMTMDMASWVVSLINLGRLIGAVSGAITVNYFGTKRTILITSLPMALCWLFIIVANRVEWLYVSRFLGGIGIGKTYGSFSLYLGEIADPSIRGALVVLAMSGLSIGNLIMCIMGAYLSMEVSAGISLGLCIILMVIFIWLPESPHHFVKVKAEDKARTSLLWYHRDCDVESELEALKKFIETYNNLPFVDVIKEFRYTHIWKALILVFVLFMYSQMCGMNNVLFYMETLLRKAQVTVIDPATIVIITTATGIVSSLLSMLLIDNFGRRIMMIISSLNITLSIICLSTAFQLLDVGYNPADIQALPIFSVLYFQVSVFMGILSIPTTVLGEIFPPHIKCIAGCLSSIVSGVCAFISTSTYQPLINLVSEKYVFYIYSVLLITAVPFTIFCMPETKGKTLQQIQDDLMKKD
- the LOC105677472 gene encoding facilitated trehalose transporter Tret1-like; translated protein: MNHEPEKKISKVIWPQWIAGIGVTLLALEIGMMTAWSSPYIAHLTSPESQIPMTMDMASWIVSLINLGRLIGAVSGAVIMNYLGTKTTILIITLPIGLCWIFTIVANQVEWLYAARFLGGIGMGKAFSFPFYISEIADPSIRGALVVLAMSGLSIGNLTMSIMGAYLNIKISACVALIFCIIMMIIFIWLPESPHYFIKVKAEDKARASILWYHRDCNVESELQALKNFIETNNNLPFIDTLKEFRRTHIWKAQCLILVLFMYSQMSGMNNVTFYMETILRNAQVTVIEPAVVVIITTATGIVSSFLSMLLIDNFGRRIVMIIASLNVTFSLICLGTTFQLLDKGFNPADIQALPIFSMLYFQVAVFIGILSVPVTVLGEIFPPHVKFVAGCICGVVGGIFAFISTSTYQPLVNLITEKYVFYIYALGLITAIPFTFFYMPETKGKTLQQIQEDLTKKN